The genome window ATCCCCGCACCTGTGACTGTCTGCGTGATCAGCAGCTCATGGCCGTTTAAATGGCAATGATGTTGGGGCTATCCATGCCCACGTAACACAACCGCTGCGTGTGCGTCGTGTCAAGCCATTTTTTCTAAACATGCATCGATGAGGCATCTGTCAGGGCGCGAAACGAGGGGAACGGTCACTATCGATTTACAAGACGACAAAATGAAGGCATATCCACACCTTGTCAGATCATACCGGCTCGCGTCCCATGCGAGGATAGTCCACACGCCGACCACGATTGAATCCCTTATCAAGAAGGACATGTCTTTTATTAGCTTGGTTTGACTGAAAACCAATCATCTCATCACTaccctccatcccatcatggCCTCCGCCGCAGCCGCACGCATGTACACACCACGACCCTTACACAAAGAACTCCAGATTTCCGTGTTGATACTACACTGGAAGGGCCTATCCTTTCCACTTTTGTGTGTCGTAGTCGACGCAACCTAACGCTTACTTTTCTCCCCAAGAGCATGGTGTACACTTTTGCCAGGAAACCAAGGAGAGAGGCTCGCCTTGTCGATGAGACGGCCATCTTGTTGATATTCATGATATTCAACGGCCATGTCAATCAGGAAcagcttttttctttggtgtAGCATCCAGCTCGCTTAACTGTCCTCCCAAGGTTAATCCAAACAAGATCCTTGCAGGCCGTTGTTGTGTGGTTTTTTGGGGTTCGTTACAACATGGCACCAACAGAAGCTCATCACCCCCTGCCTATCCCGCTTTGTCAACCACACCCACAGCCTTTTTGATTAATGGGTTTTTTCGGAGTATCGGGATACACGGCAGGAAGGATAGGTCACGAGATTGCTCACGGGGGTCTGGGGTGTGACTGGACAGTGTGTGGATTTGCTCTGACCGCACACCATCttttttgggagggagtgtgtggtggtgtacAACACCTTCTGATGTCTGCGTACGCAAAAAATCTGTGAGATTTGAGGTACGAATGGGTAAAGGCGGGTTACTGGTTTGGGGGATTCCGGTTTTTATTGCTGACGTTTATTTGGTTATCAGCAATGTCTGTTTTCATCTCCATCGATAAGCTTGATGTCTTTTGGGAAACAGACGGTGCTGACCGCTTCCTCGTTTGagtctttttgtttcttggaAGGCGTCGCCAACAAGGAAGCAAAATATAGGCGAGACGAAACGAGCAAAAGGGCCGCGATTAGAAGGTATGTTGCTGTGGACAGAATAGATGGCGCTATCCTTTTGGGCATAATGAGTATCCTTCTAGacgtattttttttttctaatAATCACTCGGCAGTACCAGTTATCCTGTCCACGACGACATGGGAAGGTAAAGCAGAGCAAGGCAAGGGATGGAAATCCTTCGCGgggtaccaccaccacagatTGAAACGAACCAACAAGGGTGCCCAAAAAGAAAGGAGGCTTGCATCGAACCGGTCTGTCGGTCTCGATGTTCTCCACATTTTATTTCTGTTTTGAGGATGAAAAGTGACATGATCTGACGATGACGGTGGGCTTCAGCCCATGCAGATAGATAGATGCTGGCAGCACCGCCAACCTGGTGACTGGTTGGGGATACGATCTGGGGGGATATGCACCGTCGGCAAGTTTCTACATGAGAAGGAAGGGCGCTAAATTAGACGGCACCATTGAAACAGGAAAGagcaaaaggaaaaagaatcACCATCTGCACAGAGGGGTCAGAagggctggggaggtggaaaggAAAGAGAATCATGAAAAGCACAAGAACTTGAAACAGGTGTGTGAGAATTTTAAAAAGAAGAACCGCTAAAGGTAGACGCCAAAGGGCCAACGATCATGCGACAGGGCGAAGCCGATCAACGTGAGGAAAAAGGTGAGGGATATAGGTACATGGCATGTAGATGATTGACTATGAACAGGGCCTAGGTGATGGATGAAAAGAAACGAAAGGACTCTCTTCTCATAGAAAATCAAGCTTCAACCCtcagaagaaggaaaaaaagaaaaaggaagaaaaaaccCGAGGAAAccccccctaccccccctcccctcaagaTCGATCAAAGATCAGAGCTGCAGGAGTGGTGACAGATCGGGGGAGTTGGTTGTCAAAAGTTCTGTTATTTTCCTCGGCAACCTACCCTCCCTCAAACCTGCCGGATCTCACAGCTCGCTCCATCAGAATCGAAATCTCATCATAACTGATCATTTCTGTTCCCTCATTCTTTTAGACatgaatgatgatgatgatgtgttgtgttgtttaCATGTTTTGATCCCACCCCCGCTTATGATATCTACTCCTGCAGCCCCTTTTATCAATCTTGAACTCCCCACAACCCATTGTATACATAGCACCACtcttttccccatcccccccttcagACAGCTCGtgtctccccttccccaagtgtcctcccccttcaaccaGCCCTTTGGCCTTactcctccgccaaccccgccTCCCTAACCAACCCATAAaacacccccctcttctccatcaacTTCTCGGGCGTatcaaactccaccacctcccccctctccaacaccacGACTCTATCACTATCcaaaatagtattaatccTGTGCGCCACAGTGATAATCGTCCTGTTCGCAAACAACGGTCCCCTCAGCGTGTTCTGCAGCAGCGCATCAGTCTGGACGTCCACCGCGGCAGTGGCTTCGTCCAAAACCAAAATGTTAGACGGGGTGAGCATGGCTCTTGCAAGGGAGACTAGTTGGCGTTGGCCTTGGGATAGGTTGGATCCTGAAATGAAGAAAAAGGGTTAGTAAACGGTGGGTAAAGGGGTGTGGGacaaagagagaaagaagaggcGGCCAATGAATGCTGTTCCCAagtttgtgtgtgtgtgagagagagaggcttGTTAAGCTTGATCCTGCGGCCAAACTCGCGCCGGTGTGATAGACCCCACACGGTGAATGAAAAGGCTCAAACTTGGCGTTTGACCGTTGGCGATTCTGAAAGTTTGGGATGCTCATTACTCCCAGTTGTTGCTGCTCTGCCTTATCGCCCTGCCGGCAGATTGTGGGTGTGAtaacccctccacccacccccccaccatgATCCTTACATTTCGGGGGGGCTGGGGTacagaggggggggggtataAGGCAAGGTGATTAAGGTAGGgagtgaaggagggggtgcaAAAAGGTAAAGGTGTAGTCGGTGAGCAATTCATGATTCCTAAGCAGCAGCACACAGGCAGGtttcttgatgttgtcgtcgcAATGCCCTTCGGAGTCCGGCCAGCTTGTGTGTCCAACACACCCTCCTACGCACTCTCGGCGATCATGCAGGGGGAAGGATTGGATCGTGTATACGACGGAGAGACGGAATAGACAGAGAAAGAACAAGAGCAGACGGCGAGCGAAGCACCGAACTCCTCTTCCCGTCCTTCTACGTCTCATCGCTCTTCATGTCTCCTTCCGTCTCATCGCTCTTCATGTCTCCTTCCgtctcatcccatcccatcccatcccatcccatccatcccaatCCATCCGCTGTTACACGTGCAGATGACGGCATGCTTCATCTGTCCGTCATGCAGAACGCGCAACGCAAGGAAAGCAGCAACAGAGATATCGCTTTCGTATCAAGAAAATGTGTTCCCAAAGAATATGGTGTGGCAGCAGCACATGCAGCTAGCCGCGAACGCGCCGCCACCATGCCGAAGAGCGGGCAGCAGAACACCAACACTGAGGGTTGCACAATAACACACAAGTGCGGGAAAGCGAAAAGCCGATAGAAAGCGCAGAGACAATAGGGAAAACCACGTGGGAAAATATGTGGTGCTTACCTCCTTCGTGAATCTTAGCCTCCAAACCACCCTCCATGGAAGCGACGTGGTCCTTTAGCCGGGCATGTTCTGTGCAGCAAACAGATTGTTAGTTTTGTGTTCCCGTCATCAAGGCAAATCAGAGGTCAACAGAAAAACCCATGTGAGCTccgagatggtggggggaaAGACCGAAGAGGGGGGATAGAAACTAGATAGGGGGGCAATGTCACTCTGTGGTAAGTGTAACATGTCAAAATGAACGTACCGAGAACACTCCAGAGTTCGGTGTCATCGTGGACGTGGCCGGGGTCGAGGTTGTCCCGAACGGTGCCCTCGAATAGAGCGGCGTCCTGAGGGATGATGGCCAGGCGACGTCTGAGATCCAAGAGGCCAATGCTTGAGGTGTTGAGGCCatcgatggtgatgttgcccGTGTCGGGCTCGATGATCCTGAAGAGGGCTAGGGTCAGCGAGGATTTACCGGCTCCGGTACGTCCCACGACACCAATCTTCTCGTGCGACTTGATGTCCAGGTTAATGTTCTTGAGAACCAAATCAAGACCCTCGCGGTAACGAGTGCTGTAGTTGTTGAACTCGACTTCGCCGCGGGCCGGCCAACTGACAGGCGGCCGATTGCGATGAACGATTTCAGGGGCCTCGCTTGGCAGCTGGGCATATTCAAGCACGCGCTCTACAGACACAATGTTGGTCTCGACCTCGACCGTCTGACGGACGATCCAGTTGAGGGACGTGGTAATCTGCAGGGCATAAGACATGGCAAAACCAACCCATCCTGCCGACAGCCCGCTGCCATTGACGACCGACATGACGGCGAAGCCAGCGGCGGCCAGAATCACTACGGCGCCAATAAACTCGAGTCTCACCGCCAACCATCTGTTGGCgctgatggaggggaagTAAGCTCGCAAATTGGCATCTACCCTCCACTCGTTATCGACCTCGAACCTGTCCTGCTGACGGTACGCTCGGATGGTCGAGACACCGCCGAGTGACTCTTGAAAGTGCGCATAGATAGGACTTCGGCTCACGCTGTCAAGTCTCTTGAGCTCACGAGATGTGCGCAGGTAGTACCGCTGGATGAAGATGTACATGGCGCTGAGGGGAACGATCAGGGCAATGAAGGGAGGTACAGTGACCGAGATCATGACTAGCGTGAAGGCGGACTTTGCCAGGTTGTTGAACAACATGTTGAAGGTCCGGGCAATCACCTCGTCGACACGATAGATGTCACTATGTAAGGGTCGAGTTAGCACAATCTGAGCAACCCTCGCTAAAGGCAGACCGCCCCTTCTGCTCCGCTGTTGGACCGCCTGCAAGATACGTAACAGTAACGGAACACAACATGCCCACTAGTGTTGCCCAACCCACCGGAGCCACTCGATTCTCCCGTCTCATACAACAGTAGCTTGTGCCACGCTTCTGTCGGCGAACAGGAGCAAAACGGGGAGAGCCGAGGGACATAACCGGACAAACAAGGCCCTAAGAAGAAGCAACAGGATACGTACCTTGAGAACCTATTGAGAATGCGGCCGGCCGGTGTGACGTCGAAAAAGGACATGGGCGACCTGAAGATCGCCGTTGCCATCCTCTCGTGCAACTTTCTCGATGCCTATGCGAACCACCTATGAGCATGATACTTGGTCGCCTGCATCGCCATCGTCAATCTCACTCACCTCAATAGAGCAGAAGATCCAAAGAACAAGCGTTTGCACCACGGTAAGGGCGGCAGCGCCGACGCCGAACACGAGATAGAAGCCAAGATACCTGCCAGCATTGAGATTGGAGCC of Podospora pseudopauciseta strain CBS 411.78 chromosome 7 map unlocalized CBS411.78m_7, whole genome shotgun sequence contains these proteins:
- the YCF1_1 gene encoding ATP-binding cassette glutathione S-conjugate transporter ycf1 (EggNog:ENOG503NXEW; COG:Q); the encoded protein is MSIPNFQNRQRSNAKFEPFHSPCQRQLVSLARAMLTPSNILVLDEATAAVDVQTDALLQNTLRGPLFANRTIITVAHRINTILDSDRVVVLERGEVVEFDTPEKLMEKRGVFYGLVREAGLAEE